One window of the Periophthalmus magnuspinnatus isolate fPerMag1 chromosome 6, fPerMag1.2.pri, whole genome shotgun sequence genome contains the following:
- the LOC117371870 gene encoding protein regulator of cytokinesis 1-like isoform X1, with protein sequence MRVSEVHAAESVAYFNRALVKLQDIWEEIGIHEEQRLQRTNEVHNYIKGLLDMMITEEEDLKKRLVKTIEDCRKEMNILCSELQLPPFDEESGCTILQREKNSRLQLEGLRNHKKQRMDEFKSLIAKDCELCDIMSTTPFSIDKDSIPSLKQLETYRAYLDDLTKEKEKRHEEFVTLKKEIGQCMEDLERQPETSFEIDVMCEDEEAFFLSTENIFALKTLLSQLKESKAEIEMRCVSYRTKIQELWERLKVPQEERDPMSEHMLKTKKKNIEALQTELQRLEVLKIQSMKSVIEAIRAEIALMWEKCFYSREQCQAFSANQNDDFTEELLDLHEAEISKLKKSYEDHRELFDGVAKWQSNWTLYLELDKKANDPARFNNRGGNLLKEEKQRTDLQKSIPKLEKVLKTQIDNWEQENGREFFVNGQKFLDYVQQQWENHHNEKEREKLERQLKKTKQIQEDMMFGTSIRTPSKRRIAGTPTPGKMRKMNSASTLSTPTSFLGGTLCQSSIQKPPLSASKSLGLRTPGQVKTPRILERNKENISHLQRNTPSATLRSQDTKDHTFTLNSIAGSYVEFARDLTKASKSNVKTQVLNSTVSHQ encoded by the exons ATGCGAGTGag TGAGGTCCACGCCGCAGAGTCCGTTGCTTACTTCAACAGGGCTCTGGTAAAACTGCAGGATATTTGGGAGGAAATCGGGATCCATGAGGAGCAGCGACTTCAAAGAACAAATGAAGTCCATAATTACATTAAA GGTTTACTGGATATGATGATCACAGAAGAAGAGGATCTCAAGAAGAGACTAGTTAAAACCATTGAGGACTGCCGCAAAGAAATGAATATTTTGTGCAGTGAACTTCAGCTGCCCCCATTTGAT gagGAAAGCGGCTGCACCATTTTACAGAGGGAGAAGAATAGTCGCTTACAACTCGAGGGCCTCAGAAACCACAAAAAGCAACGGATGGATGAATTTAAAAGTCTTATTGCCAAAGACTGTGAGCTCTGTGACATTATGAGCACCACACCTTTCTCCATTGACAAGGACTCTATTCCTTCGCTTAAGCAGCTCGAGACTTACCGTGCCTACTTGGATGATCTGACCAAAGAAAAG GAGAAACGTCATGAAGAGTTTGTCACTTTGAAGAAGGAGATTGGTCAATGCATGGAAGACCTGGAACGCCAACCTGAGACAAGTTTCGAGATTGATGTAATGTGTGAGGATGAAGAGGCATTTTTTTTGTCCACTGAAAATATCTTTGCTCTTAAAACGCTACTTAGTCAG CTCAAAGAAAGTAAAGCTGAAATTGAGATGCGCTGTGTTTCTTACCGCACAAAAATTCAAGAACTCTGGGAACGGCTTAAAGTCCCCCAAGAGGAGAGGGATCCTATGTCTGAACACATGCttaagacaaaaaagaaaaacatagaaGCA cTGCAGACAGAGCTCCAGCGACTTGAGGTGTTGAAAATTCAGAGCATGAAAAGTGTGATTGAAGCAATAAGGGCTGAGATTGCACTTATGTGGGAAAAATGCTTCTATAGTCGAGAGCAGTGTCAAGCCTTTTCAGCTAATCAAAATG ATGATTTTACTGAGGAGCTACTTGACTTGCATGAGGCTGAAATCAGCAAACTCAAAAAGTCTTATGAGGACCACAGAGAACTGTTTGATGGAGTTGCTAAATGGCAGTCGAACTGGACATTATACTTGGAGCTTGAC AAGAAAGCCAATGATCCTGCAAGATTCAACAACAGGGGTGGAAATCTTCTTAaagaagagaagcagagaacAGACTTGCAGAAAAGCATTCCCaag TTGGAGAAAGTTCTGAAAACCCAAATAGATAATTGGGAGCAGGAGAATGGGAGGGAATTCTTTGTGAATGGACAGAAGTTTCTTGACTATGTTCAGCAGCAGTGGGAGAACCACCATaatgagaaggagagggagaagctGGAaagg CAACTGAAGAAGACCAAACAGATTCAAGAGGACATGATGTTTGGAACTTCTATCAGGACACCATCTAAAAGGCGCATTGCTGGAACTCCCACACCGGGCAAAATGAGAAAG ATGAACAGTGCCTCCACATTATCCACTCCAACCAGTTTCCTTGGTGGAACCCTGTGCCAGTCTTCTATCCAGAAACCGCCCCTGTCGGCTAGCAAG agtcTTGGTTTGCGAACACCTGGACAAGTGAAGACTCCACGCATATTGGAGCGAAACAAGGAGAACATCTCCCATCTGCAGAGAAACACTCCGAGTGCCACACTAAGGTCTCAGGATACTAAAGATCACACCTTCACCTTAAACTCTATTGCGGGCTCCTATGTGGAATTTGCG AGAGACCTCACAAAGGCTTCTAAATCGAATGTGAAGACACAAGTGCTGAACTCCACGGTGAGTCACCAGTGA
- the clpxb gene encoding ATP-dependent Clp protease ATP-binding subunit clpX-like, mitochondrial isoform X1 — MSSTCTSAARLILNTTHRGLLCSRIQLYSLRRQGSRERHLPPLLHLRNFSETAVYFASKDGTTKDGGGDGKKSISEGKRLSGSGGSGKGGSQLRCPKCGDPCTHVETFVSSTRFVKCEKCHHFFVVLSETDSKKGLSKEPESAAEAVKLAFAQKPPPPPKKIYAYLDKYVVGQSYAKKVLAVAVYNHYKRIYNNIPAGNRQQVEVEKQPSLTPRELEMRRREDEYRFTKLLQIAGISPHGNALGATMQQQASQQAPQEKRGGEVLDSTHADIKLEKSNIILLGPTGSGKTLLAQTLARCLDVPFAICDCTTLTQAGYVGEDIESVIAKLLQDANYSVEKAQQGIVFLDEVDKIGSVPGIHQLRDVGGEGVQQGLLKLLEGTIVNVPEKNSRKLRGETVQVDTTNILFVASGAFNGLDRIISRRKNEKYLGFGTPSNLGKGRRAAAAADLANTSGETDTVAEIEEKDRLLKHVEARDLIEFGMIPEFVGRLPVVVPLHSLDEQTLVRILTEPRNAVVPQYQALFSMDKCELNVTQDALRAIARMALERKTGARGLRSIMEKLLLEPMFEVPHSDIIAVELNKEVVHGKSDPRYIRAPAKEPTEEEYDSGIEEDNWPRQADVANN, encoded by the exons ATGTCTAGTACGTGTACTTCGGCTGCTAGGTTGATTCTAAATACGACTCATAGAG GATTGTTATGCTCCCGAATCCAGTTATATTCTTTGAGGCGTCAGGGGTCTCGGGAAAGACATCTACCCCCCTTACTGCATTTGAGGAACTTTTCAGAAACTGCAGTCTATTTTGCCTCTAAAGATGGAACAACAAAGGATGGAGGGGGTGATGGAAAG AAAAGTATTAGTGAGGGGAAGAGGCTGTCTGGCTCTGGAGGATCAGGCAAAGGAGGAAGTCAACTTCGTTGCCCTAAATGTGGAGATCCATGTACACATGTAGAAACATTTGTAT CATCAACAAGATTTGTTAAATGTGAGAAGTGCCATCATTTCTTCGTGGTACTATCTGAAACTGATTCCAAGAAGGGGCTCAGCAAAGAGCCAGAATCGGCAGCTGAAGCTGTGAAACTCGCCTTTGCACAaaaacctcctcctccaccaaagAAG ATTTATGCTTACCTTGACAAATATGTTGTTGGACAGTCCTATGCAAAGAAGGTTTTGGCAGTTGCAGTGTACAATCACTACAAGCGCATCTACAACAACATCCCTGCTGGTAACAGACAACAAGTCGAGGTGGAGAAACAGCCCTCTTTAACACCACGAG AGCTAGAGATGAGAAGACGAGAGGATGAATACAGATTCACAA AGTTGTTGCAGATTGCAGGAATCAGTCCTCATGGAAACGCTCTGGGAGCAACAATGCAGCAGCAGGCGAGTCAGCAGGCTCcacaggagaaaagaggaggggaggtcTTGGACTCAACGCATGCTGATATTAAACTTGAGAAGAGTAACATAATCCTTTTAGGTCCAACAGGATCTG GAAAAACCTTGTTGGCACAGACACTGGCCAGATGCCTTGATGTCCCATTTGCAATTTGTGATTGCACAACACTAACTCAAGCAGGATATGTGGGAGAAGACATTGAGTCAGTTATTGCCAAGCTGCTACAAGATGCTAACTATTCAGTGGAAAAAGCTCAACAAG GTATTGTGTTTCTGGATGAAGTAGATAAGATTGGCAGTGTACCGGGAATACACCAGCTAAGAGATGTTGGAGGAGAAGGAGTCCAGCAG GGCTTGCTTAAATTACTAGAAGGGACCATTGTTAATGTTCCAGagaaaaactcaagaaaactaAGAGGGGAGACTGTGCAGGTGGACACAACTAATATTCTCTTTGTTGCATCTGGTGCATTCAATGGGCTCGACAGAATCATCAGcagaagaaaaaatgaaaag TATTTGGGCTTTGGAACACCATCAAACCTGGGTAAAGGTCGTCGTGCCGCGGCAGCTGCAGACCTGGCAAACACAAGcggagagacagacacagtgGCAGAGAtcgaagagaaagacagacttCTGAAACATGTGGAGGCGCGGGACCTTATTGAGTTTGGGATGATCCCAGAGTTTGTGGGTCGTCTGCCTGTGGTGGTCCCTCTGCACAGCCTAGATGAGCAGACGCTTGTTCGTATACTCACTGAACCTCGCAATGCTGTGGTGCCACAGTACCAGGCTTTATTCAGTATGGATaaa tgtgaactgaatgttacTCAGGATGCCTTGAGAGCCATTGCCAGGATGGCTCTTGAAAGGAAAACTGGAGCTCGTGGTCTAAGATCCATAatg GAGAAACTGCTGCTTGAGCCCATGTTTGAGGTGCCGCACTCTGATATTATTGCTGTTGAACTAAACAAAGAAGTTGTCCATGGAAAATCTGACCCTAGATATATCAG AGCTCCTGCCAAAGAGCCCACAGAGGAGGAATACGACTCTGGCATTGAGGAGGACAACTGGCCTCGACAGGCAGACGTAGCTAACAACTAA
- the LOC117371869 gene encoding ubiquitin-associated protein 1-like has protein sequence MNTLDDIPFQTVLGPLHEGVPQVTSPEISIPDCVQILQETQYEFRVEKWVLSGHELPGVPPSCPPYWLLFSGPQNSHRLSLWALSPRPRSYSLNSADSWPQCHNIKFLLCDSNEHSYNSEVHYEESPCQMMERPRSAAPRVKELCGEVNRPRSPQGLKAHRNSLPSFHQCRPSSAEHRPQQVSPLPQKYSKKRRRSLGTGKYPQNTVPTGERRPQQQRPSSAGSVVKHDRQKDLNSDAYSGAFLDTAAELLSALSLEERELLQTITQRGYTLRRAVMALHRTGFRSSEKILKYLGASERLCQLGYDEGQVEEALEMFQNCENKATEFLQLLTQFKEMGFQQSAIKEVLLVHENHREKALEDLMTHIG, from the exons ATGAATACACTGGACGACATCCCATTTCAGACTGTACTGGGCCCACTGCATGAGGGAGTACCACAAGTCACATCTCCAGAAATCTCCATCCCTGACTGTGTTCAGATTCTACAAGAAACTCAG tatgaattCAGGGTAGAGAAGTGGGTATTGAGTGGGCATGAGCTCCCTGGAGTGCCCCCCTCCTGTCCTCCGTACTGGCTGCTGTTCAGTGGCCCTCAGAACAGCCACAGGCTGAGTCTGTGGGCCCTCAGCCCTCGGCCTCGCAGCTACAGCTTGAACTCTGCAGACTCCTGGCCTCAGTGCCACAACATCAagttcctcctgtgtgactccAATGAGCACAGTTACAACAGTGAGGTCCACTATGAGGAGTCCCCATGTCAGATGATGGAGCGGCCCCGAAGTGCAGCACCTCGAGTCAAAGAGCTCTGTGGGGAGGTTAACAGACCCCGGTCTCCACAGGGGCTCAAGGCCCATAGAAACAGCCTGCCCTCTTTCCACCAGTGCAGACCATCTTCAGCAGAACATAGGCCACAACAGGTCAGTCCACTGCCTCAAAAGTACTCCAAGAAGCGACGCAGGTCACTGGGTACTGGGAAGTACCCACAAAATACAGTCCCAACTGGTGAGAGAAGACCTCAGCAACAACGCCCTTCCTCTGCAGGCTCTGTGGTCAAACACGATAGACAGAAG GATCTGAACTCTGATGCTTACAGTGGGGCCTTTCTGGACACTGCAGCAGAGCTTCTGTCAGCACTCAGCCTGGAGGAGCGAGAGCTTCTCCAAACCATCACTCAGAGAGGCTACACTTTACGGAGAGCTGTCATGGCGCTCCACAGGACAGGTTTCAGAAGCTCAGAAAAG ATCCTAAAGTACTTGGGTGCCAGTGAGCGGCTGTGTCAGCTTGGTTATGATGAGGGACAAGTGGAagaagctttggagatgtttcaGAACTGTGAGAATAAG GCTACTGAATTCCTGCAACTGCTGACGCAGTTTAAAGAAATGGGATTTCAACAGAGTGCCATCAAAGAAGTACTGCTGGTTCATGAAAACCATCGCGAGAAGGCTCTGGAAGATCTCATGACACATATAGGCTAA
- the LOC117371870 gene encoding protein regulator of cytokinesis 1-like isoform X2 → MRVSEVHAAESVAYFNRALVKLQDIWEEIGIHEEQRLQRTNEVHNYIKGLLDMMITEEEDLKKRLVKTIEDCRKEMNILCSELQLPPFDEESGCTILQREKNSRLQLEGLRNHKKQRMDEFKSLIAKDCELCDIMSTTPFSIDKDSIPSLKQLETYRAYLDDLTKEKEKRHEEFVTLKKEIGQCMEDLERQPETSFEIDVMCEDEEAFFLSTENIFALKTLLSQLKESKAEIEMRCVSYRTKIQELWERLKVPQEERDPMSEHMLKTKKKNIEALQTELQRLEVLKIQSMKSVIEAIRAEIALMWEKCFYSREQCQAFSANQNDDFTEELLDLHEAEISKLKKSYEDHRELFDGVAKWQSNWTLYLELDKKANDPARFNNRGGNLLKEEKQRTDLQKSIPKLEKVLKTQIDNWEQENGREFFVNGQKFLDYVQQQWENHHNEKEREKLERQLKKTKQIQEDMMFGTSIRTPSKRRIAGTPTPGKMRKMNSASTLSTPTSFLGGTLCQSSIQKPPLSASKSLGLRTPGQVKTPRILERNKENISHLQRNTPSATLRETSQRLLNRM, encoded by the exons ATGCGAGTGag TGAGGTCCACGCCGCAGAGTCCGTTGCTTACTTCAACAGGGCTCTGGTAAAACTGCAGGATATTTGGGAGGAAATCGGGATCCATGAGGAGCAGCGACTTCAAAGAACAAATGAAGTCCATAATTACATTAAA GGTTTACTGGATATGATGATCACAGAAGAAGAGGATCTCAAGAAGAGACTAGTTAAAACCATTGAGGACTGCCGCAAAGAAATGAATATTTTGTGCAGTGAACTTCAGCTGCCCCCATTTGAT gagGAAAGCGGCTGCACCATTTTACAGAGGGAGAAGAATAGTCGCTTACAACTCGAGGGCCTCAGAAACCACAAAAAGCAACGGATGGATGAATTTAAAAGTCTTATTGCCAAAGACTGTGAGCTCTGTGACATTATGAGCACCACACCTTTCTCCATTGACAAGGACTCTATTCCTTCGCTTAAGCAGCTCGAGACTTACCGTGCCTACTTGGATGATCTGACCAAAGAAAAG GAGAAACGTCATGAAGAGTTTGTCACTTTGAAGAAGGAGATTGGTCAATGCATGGAAGACCTGGAACGCCAACCTGAGACAAGTTTCGAGATTGATGTAATGTGTGAGGATGAAGAGGCATTTTTTTTGTCCACTGAAAATATCTTTGCTCTTAAAACGCTACTTAGTCAG CTCAAAGAAAGTAAAGCTGAAATTGAGATGCGCTGTGTTTCTTACCGCACAAAAATTCAAGAACTCTGGGAACGGCTTAAAGTCCCCCAAGAGGAGAGGGATCCTATGTCTGAACACATGCttaagacaaaaaagaaaaacatagaaGCA cTGCAGACAGAGCTCCAGCGACTTGAGGTGTTGAAAATTCAGAGCATGAAAAGTGTGATTGAAGCAATAAGGGCTGAGATTGCACTTATGTGGGAAAAATGCTTCTATAGTCGAGAGCAGTGTCAAGCCTTTTCAGCTAATCAAAATG ATGATTTTACTGAGGAGCTACTTGACTTGCATGAGGCTGAAATCAGCAAACTCAAAAAGTCTTATGAGGACCACAGAGAACTGTTTGATGGAGTTGCTAAATGGCAGTCGAACTGGACATTATACTTGGAGCTTGAC AAGAAAGCCAATGATCCTGCAAGATTCAACAACAGGGGTGGAAATCTTCTTAaagaagagaagcagagaacAGACTTGCAGAAAAGCATTCCCaag TTGGAGAAAGTTCTGAAAACCCAAATAGATAATTGGGAGCAGGAGAATGGGAGGGAATTCTTTGTGAATGGACAGAAGTTTCTTGACTATGTTCAGCAGCAGTGGGAGAACCACCATaatgagaaggagagggagaagctGGAaagg CAACTGAAGAAGACCAAACAGATTCAAGAGGACATGATGTTTGGAACTTCTATCAGGACACCATCTAAAAGGCGCATTGCTGGAACTCCCACACCGGGCAAAATGAGAAAG ATGAACAGTGCCTCCACATTATCCACTCCAACCAGTTTCCTTGGTGGAACCCTGTGCCAGTCTTCTATCCAGAAACCGCCCCTGTCGGCTAGCAAG agtcTTGGTTTGCGAACACCTGGACAAGTGAAGACTCCACGCATATTGGAGCGAAACAAGGAGAACATCTCCCATCTGCAGAGAAACACTCCGAGTGCCACACTAAG AGAGACCTCACAAAGGCTTCTAAATCGAATGTGA
- the spi1a gene encoding transcription factor PU.1a codes for MDGYIIAGSEDIVPNEPGPYRPPADLYPYLNVGDIYDEHRWSLHSERVQPADFDNSPVNHLTELQSVSPQQLTQPFRYSTEALPLHLDSPLIPLSMSPQIPYYGPALCYQYPPAPSPVQYYSEEEQRDVSPPLEVSEGEDEYEPHRLSSIRRDTSNKKKIRLYQFLLDLLRNGDMSDSIWWVDQDKGIFQFSTKHKEVLASQWGIQKGNRKKMTYQKMARALRNYGKTGEIKKVKKKLTYQFSEEVLRNHYLRHFSH; via the exons ATGGATGGATACATCATTGCC GGTTCAGAGGACATTGTTCCAAATGAGCCTGGACCATATCGTCCACCAGCTGATCTCTACCCCTACCTGAATGTTGGGGATATTTATGATG AGCACAGGTGGTCGTTGCATTCTGAACGGGTGCAGCCAGCAGACTTTGATAACTCTCCCGTAAACCATCTGACCGAGCTGCAGTCAGTGTCACCTCAGCAGCTCACACAGCCTTTCCGATACAGCACTGAAGCACTGCCTCTTCACTTAGACTCACCTCTTATCCCACTGTCAATGTCCCCACAA ATCCCATATTATGGCCCAGCATTGTGCTACCAATACCCACCAGCTCCCTCACCTGTCCAATACTACTCAGAGGAAGAACAGAGGGATGTTAGTCCACCACTGGAGGTGTCTGAAGGAGAAGACGAATATGAACCTCACAGGCTGTCATCTATAAGGAGAGACACCA GTAACAAGAAGAAGATCCGCTTGTACCAGTTCCTTCTGGACTTGCTCCGAAATGGTGATATGAGTGACAGCATTTGGTGGGTGGATCAGGACAAGGGCATCTTCCAGTTCTCCACTAAACACAAGGAGGTCCTGGCCAGCCAATGGGGCATTCAGAAAGGAAACCGCAAGAAAATGACCTATCAAAAAATGGCAAGAGCACTCAGGAACTATGGAAAAACTGGAGAaattaaaaaagtcaaaaagaaaCTTACTTACCAGTTCAGTGAAGAGGTGCTGAGAAACCACTATCTTCGCCACTTTTCACACTGA
- the tmem276a gene encoding transmembrane protein 178B: MAAMRTLTVAGLCLAFCALGLIAVALSTDNWYETDARRHRERCKTYSNKRNDPGFIYISNLPLRMLPKEKHVERKGSSVSGEMLLRAKRHLSPLASAMESLCSRQYNSTITGLWRKCHREGFDLETEDLIFKGLVPRCTPIKYYYSSSALPRNLPVNLTKTIRQDEWHALHLQRMTASFIGMAISIILFGWIIGVLGCCKEHDLMQYVAGLLFLMGGTCCIISLCTCVAGINFELSRYPRYMFGIPEDISHGYGWSMFCAWGGLGLTLLAGFLCTLAPSLYPPQTPVAHKPRQENGCV; encoded by the exons ATGGCTGCGATGAGGACTTTAACCGTGGCGGGGTTGTGTTTGGCTTTCTGCGCCTTGGGGCTTATAGCAGTGGCGCTCAGCACTGACAATTGGTACGAGACGGACGCCAGGAGACACCGGGAACGGTGCAAGACTTACTCCAATAAAAGAAATGATCCCGGCTTCATATACATCTCCAACCTGCCTCTACGGATGCTGCCAAAGGAGAAACACGTAGAGAGGAAAGGCTCCAGTGTGAGCGGCGAGATGCTGCTGCGGGCTAAGCGGCACCTCTCGCCCCTAGCCTCGGCCATGGAGTCGCTCTGCAGTCGGCAATATAACTCCACTATCACCGGACTGTGGAGGAAGTGTCACAGAGAGGGATTTGACTTAGAAACCGAGGATTTAATCTTTAAAG GATTGGTCCCACGCTGCACGCcaataaaatactactactcaTCTTCCGCGCTGCCCAGGAATCTGCCTGTCAATTTGACTAAGACCATACGCCAAGATGAGTGGCACGCGCTCC ATCTCCAGAGGATGACAGCCAGTTTCATAGGCATGGCCATATCTATCATCCTGTTTGGTTGGATCATAGGCGTGCTGGGCTGCTGTAAGGAGCATGATCTGATGCAGTATGTGGCCGGACTGCTCTTCCTCATGGGAG GGACATGCTGCATCATCTCACTCTGCACATGTGTGGCTGGAATCAACTTTGAACTGTCACGCTATCCACGCTACATGTTTGGGATCCCGGAAGATATCAGTCACGGTTATGGCTGGTCTATGTTCTGTGCCTGGGGTGGGCTCGGCCTGACGCTCCTGGCTGGTTTCCTGTGTACTCTGGCCCCCTCCCTGTACCCCCCACAGACCCCAGTGGCACACAAGCCTCGGCAGGAGAATGGCTGCGTGTGA
- the clpxb gene encoding ATP-dependent Clp protease ATP-binding subunit clpX-like, mitochondrial isoform X2 encodes MSSTCTSAARLILNTTHRGLLCSRIQLYSLRRQGSRERHLPPLLHLRNFSETAVYFASKDGTTKDGGGDGKKSISEGKRLSGSGGSGKGGSQLRCPKCGDPCTHVETFVSSTRFVKCEKCHHFFVVLSETDSKKGLSKEPESAAEAVKLAFAQKPPPPPKKIYAYLDKYVVGQSYAKKVLAVAVYNHYKRIYNNIPAGNRQQVEVEKQPSLTPRELLQIAGISPHGNALGATMQQQASQQAPQEKRGGEVLDSTHADIKLEKSNIILLGPTGSGKTLLAQTLARCLDVPFAICDCTTLTQAGYVGEDIESVIAKLLQDANYSVEKAQQGIVFLDEVDKIGSVPGIHQLRDVGGEGVQQGLLKLLEGTIVNVPEKNSRKLRGETVQVDTTNILFVASGAFNGLDRIISRRKNEKYLGFGTPSNLGKGRRAAAAADLANTSGETDTVAEIEEKDRLLKHVEARDLIEFGMIPEFVGRLPVVVPLHSLDEQTLVRILTEPRNAVVPQYQALFSMDKCELNVTQDALRAIARMALERKTGARGLRSIMEKLLLEPMFEVPHSDIIAVELNKEVVHGKSDPRYIRAPAKEPTEEEYDSGIEEDNWPRQADVANN; translated from the exons ATGTCTAGTACGTGTACTTCGGCTGCTAGGTTGATTCTAAATACGACTCATAGAG GATTGTTATGCTCCCGAATCCAGTTATATTCTTTGAGGCGTCAGGGGTCTCGGGAAAGACATCTACCCCCCTTACTGCATTTGAGGAACTTTTCAGAAACTGCAGTCTATTTTGCCTCTAAAGATGGAACAACAAAGGATGGAGGGGGTGATGGAAAG AAAAGTATTAGTGAGGGGAAGAGGCTGTCTGGCTCTGGAGGATCAGGCAAAGGAGGAAGTCAACTTCGTTGCCCTAAATGTGGAGATCCATGTACACATGTAGAAACATTTGTAT CATCAACAAGATTTGTTAAATGTGAGAAGTGCCATCATTTCTTCGTGGTACTATCTGAAACTGATTCCAAGAAGGGGCTCAGCAAAGAGCCAGAATCGGCAGCTGAAGCTGTGAAACTCGCCTTTGCACAaaaacctcctcctccaccaaagAAG ATTTATGCTTACCTTGACAAATATGTTGTTGGACAGTCCTATGCAAAGAAGGTTTTGGCAGTTGCAGTGTACAATCACTACAAGCGCATCTACAACAACATCCCTGCTGGTAACAGACAACAAGTCGAGGTGGAGAAACAGCCCTCTTTAACACCACGAG AGTTGTTGCAGATTGCAGGAATCAGTCCTCATGGAAACGCTCTGGGAGCAACAATGCAGCAGCAGGCGAGTCAGCAGGCTCcacaggagaaaagaggaggggaggtcTTGGACTCAACGCATGCTGATATTAAACTTGAGAAGAGTAACATAATCCTTTTAGGTCCAACAGGATCTG GAAAAACCTTGTTGGCACAGACACTGGCCAGATGCCTTGATGTCCCATTTGCAATTTGTGATTGCACAACACTAACTCAAGCAGGATATGTGGGAGAAGACATTGAGTCAGTTATTGCCAAGCTGCTACAAGATGCTAACTATTCAGTGGAAAAAGCTCAACAAG GTATTGTGTTTCTGGATGAAGTAGATAAGATTGGCAGTGTACCGGGAATACACCAGCTAAGAGATGTTGGAGGAGAAGGAGTCCAGCAG GGCTTGCTTAAATTACTAGAAGGGACCATTGTTAATGTTCCAGagaaaaactcaagaaaactaAGAGGGGAGACTGTGCAGGTGGACACAACTAATATTCTCTTTGTTGCATCTGGTGCATTCAATGGGCTCGACAGAATCATCAGcagaagaaaaaatgaaaag TATTTGGGCTTTGGAACACCATCAAACCTGGGTAAAGGTCGTCGTGCCGCGGCAGCTGCAGACCTGGCAAACACAAGcggagagacagacacagtgGCAGAGAtcgaagagaaagacagacttCTGAAACATGTGGAGGCGCGGGACCTTATTGAGTTTGGGATGATCCCAGAGTTTGTGGGTCGTCTGCCTGTGGTGGTCCCTCTGCACAGCCTAGATGAGCAGACGCTTGTTCGTATACTCACTGAACCTCGCAATGCTGTGGTGCCACAGTACCAGGCTTTATTCAGTATGGATaaa tgtgaactgaatgttacTCAGGATGCCTTGAGAGCCATTGCCAGGATGGCTCTTGAAAGGAAAACTGGAGCTCGTGGTCTAAGATCCATAatg GAGAAACTGCTGCTTGAGCCCATGTTTGAGGTGCCGCACTCTGATATTATTGCTGTTGAACTAAACAAAGAAGTTGTCCATGGAAAATCTGACCCTAGATATATCAG AGCTCCTGCCAAAGAGCCCACAGAGGAGGAATACGACTCTGGCATTGAGGAGGACAACTGGCCTCGACAGGCAGACGTAGCTAACAACTAA
- the fibina gene encoding fin bud initiation factor a: MEPVPLLLMLLACGPLGRALYMGPLQPEITNGTFHHFFVPDGDYDETEDPEQCQMLFKFSDVSPCAAARHEDTVVRDDFIITKLQAEDSARLLESIGRTVTHDLDGEDSYGNFLRKEISQISEAFGGVDKSLLELEVKFKQSQDTELREEQQLSAHVLKQVGDIKDTLRETTDISQALKDKHELLSLIVRSHGTRLSRLKTEYLNTGS, translated from the coding sequence ATGGAACCCGTGcccctgttgctaatgctgctCGCGTGCGGCCCTTTGGGCAGGGCGCTTTACATGGGGCCCCTGCAGCCCGAGATTACTAACGGGACCTTCCACCACTTCTTTGTCCCTGACGGAGACTACGACGAAACCGAGGACCCGGAGCAATGCCAGATGCTTTTTAAGTTTTCAGACGTGTCCCCGTGCGCCGCCGCGCGTCACGAGGACACAGTGGTGCGCGACGACTTCATCATCACTAAACTCCAGGCTGAGGACTCTGCGCGCCTCTTGGAGAGCATCGGGCGCACGGTTACGCACGACCTGGACGGTGAGGACAGTTACGGCAATTTCCTCCGGAAGGAGATCTCCCAAATCAGCGAAGCGTTTGGCGGCGTGGACAAGTCTCTGCTGGAGTTGGAAGTGAAGTTCAAACAGAGTCAAGACACGGAGTTGCGCGAGGAGCAGCAGCTCAGCGCACACGTGCTCAAACAAGTTGGGGACATCAAGGACACTTTGCGAGAGACCACGGATATCTCTCAGGCACTTAAGGACAAGCACGAGCTGCTGTCCCTCATCGTGCGCAGCCATGGCACGAGACTGAGCCGCCTCAAAACCGAGTATCTGAACACGGGCTCCTAA